From Actinoplanes oblitus, a single genomic window includes:
- a CDS encoding WD40 repeat domain-containing protein, which yields MTVSPEQPPEPSDVQAHAALVADLAVTLDLQTGLERIVGSRIRRGDGVSAPDDSSLTGFSPGQIDYDALVADLTTTLRLPTGVAEVVDIAGAHAGLLGDLTATVNLMAGLARIRASGSTPTSESDKPEPAPTTPAPPAVPVSLSALPPTTADRLAVLRALPDSHRLALRTGGVDHELSRTIQVLEHLDSFLAALPRGADRRAAELYQRLQQQQHHLGATIDVLATAAANAIDPEPRALYRGSDFQFNGRTGAVQSVAIAPDGTWLATAGDEGVVRLWDAATGRLRTELPDHRGAVRSVAIAPDGTWLATGGEGVVRLWDAGTGRLRTELTGHTGAVRSVAIAPDGTWLATGGDGVVRLWDTATGRLRTELPDHRGAVRSVAIAPDGTWLATAGGGVVRLWDAATGRLRTELTGHRSAVRSVAIAADGTWLATGDEGVVRLWDAATGRLRTALTGHTGAVWSVAIAADGTWLATAGDEGVVRLWDAATGRLRTELTGHHGSVLSVAIAAEGTWLATGGGDAVVRLWDAGTGQQLVVQLTGHTGPVRSVAVAADGTWLATAGGDGVVRLWDAGTGRLRTELTGHRSAVLSVAIAADGTWLATAGRDAVVRLWDAATGRLRTELTGHTGAVRSVAVAADGTWLATGGDGVVRLWDTATGRLRTMLTGHTGAVQSVAIAADGTWLATASGDGVVRLWDAATGRLRTELTGHTGAVWSVAIAADGTWLATAGDEGVVRLWDAATGRLRTELTGHTGAVWSVAIAADGTWLATASGDVVRLWDAATGRLRTELTGHTGAVWSVAIAADGTWLATGDTNGAVLMWPWAALSGAAADVARVIPADLTLRIRQLAEGLRRSAGHLLLSEAAAIDPALRASCRQLVAGISDQLEHLWETLSQFSGADLRPATTARLDDLDGVMWSDSTAVTGPTRWPDHLGHSVLDHSIETEPGRYVVRLGIAVGAGLTAYPD from the coding sequence ATGACCGTCTCGCCGGAGCAGCCGCCTGAGCCTTCGGACGTCCAAGCGCACGCCGCATTGGTTGCCGACCTCGCCGTCACTCTCGACCTGCAGACGGGTCTGGAGCGGATCGTCGGGTCCCGCATCCGTCGCGGTGACGGTGTGTCCGCGCCGGACGACTCATCGCTGACCGGATTTTCCCCGGGACAGATTGATTACGACGCGCTCGTCGCCGATCTGACCACCACCCTGCGTCTACCGACCGGTGTGGCCGAGGTCGTGGACATCGCTGGCGCGCACGCGGGCCTACTGGGCGACCTGACCGCCACCGTGAACCTCATGGCCGGGTTGGCTCGTATCCGAGCGTCGGGGTCCACTCCCACCTCGGAGTCGGACAAGCCCGAGCCGGCCCCCACGACGCCGGCACCACCCGCCGTACCGGTGTCGCTGTCGGCCCTGCCACCGACGACCGCCGACCGGCTTGCCGTCCTGCGTGCGCTGCCCGACAGCCATCGGCTTGCGCTGCGGACCGGCGGCGTCGACCACGAACTCTCCCGAACGATCCAGGTCCTCGAACACCTCGACAGCTTCCTGGCCGCGCTGCCCCGCGGAGCCGACCGCCGCGCCGCGGAGCTGTACCAGAGGCTGCAACAGCAGCAGCACCACCTCGGTGCCACGATCGATGTACTGGCCACCGCTGCGGCCAACGCCATCGATCCTGAGCCGAGAGCGCTGTACCGAGGCTCCGACTTTCAATTCAACGGTCGCACCGGCGCGGTGCAGTCGGTGGCGATCGCGCCGGATGGGACCTGGCTGGCCACTGCCGGTGATGAGGGGGTGGTGCGGTTGTGGGATGCCGCGACCGGGCGGCTGCGCACCGAGCTGCCCGACCACCGCGGCGCGGTGCGGTCGGTGGCGATCGCGCCGGATGGGACCTGGCTGGCCACCGGCGGCGAGGGGGTGGTGCGGTTGTGGGATGCCGGGACCGGGCGGCTGCGCACCGAGCTGACCGGCCATACCGGCGCGGTGCGGTCGGTGGCGATCGCGCCGGATGGGACCTGGCTGGCCACCGGCGGCGACGGGGTGGTGCGGTTGTGGGATACCGCGACCGGACGGCTGCGCACCGAGCTGCCCGACCACCGCGGCGCGGTGCGGTCGGTGGCGATCGCGCCGGATGGGACCTGGCTGGCCACCGCCGGCGGCGGGGTGGTGCGGTTGTGGGATGCCGCGACCGGGCGGCTGCGCACCGAGCTGACCGGCCACCGTAGCGCGGTGCGGTCGGTGGCGATCGCGGCGGATGGGACGTGGCTGGCCACCGGCGATGAGGGGGTGGTGCGGTTGTGGGATGCCGCGACCGGGCGGCTGCGTACCGCGCTGACTGGCCATACCGGCGCGGTGTGGTCGGTGGCGATCGCGGCGGATGGGACGTGGCTGGCCACCGCCGGTGATGAGGGCGTGGTGCGGTTGTGGGATGCCGCGACCGGGCGGCTGCGCACCGAGCTGACTGGCCACCACGGTTCGGTGCTGTCGGTGGCGATCGCGGCGGAGGGGACGTGGCTGGCCACCGGCGGCGGCGACGCGGTGGTGCGGTTGTGGGACGCCGGGACCGGGCAGCAGCTCGTTGTTCAGCTGACCGGCCACACCGGCCCGGTGCGGTCGGTGGCGGTCGCGGCGGACGGGACGTGGCTGGCCACCGCCGGCGGCGACGGTGTGGTGCGGTTGTGGGACGCCGGGACCGGGCGGCTGCGCACCGAGCTGACCGGCCACCGTAGCGCGGTGCTGTCGGTGGCGATTGCGGCGGATGGGACGTGGTTGGCCACCGCCGGCCGCGACGCGGTGGTGCGGTTGTGGGACGCCGCGACCGGGCGGCTGCGCACCGAGCTGACCGGCCACACCGGCGCGGTGCGGTCGGTGGCGGTCGCGGCGGACGGGACGTGGCTGGCCACCGGCGGCGACGGGGTGGTGCGGTTGTGGGATACCGCGACCGGGCGGCTGCGCACCATGCTGACCGGCCATACCGGCGCGGTGCAGTCGGTGGCGATTGCGGCGGATGGGACGTGGCTGGCCACCGCCAGCGGCGACGGGGTGGTGCGGTTGTGGGATGCCGCGACCGGGCGGCTGCGCACCGAGCTGACCGGCCATACCGGCGCGGTGTGGTCGGTGGCGATCGCGGCGGACGGGACGTGGCTGGCCACCGCCGGTGATGAGGGCGTGGTGCGGTTGTGGGATGCCGCGACCGGGCGGCTGCGCACCGAGCTGACCGGCCATACCGGCGCGGTGTGGTCGGTGGCGATCGCGGCGGACGGGACGTGGCTGGCCACTGCCAGCGGCGACGTGGTGCGGTTGTGGGATGCCGCGACCGGGCGGCTGCGCACCGAGCTGACCGGCCACACCGGCGCGGTGTGGTCGGTGGCGATCGCGGCCGATGGGACGTGGCTGGCCACCGGCGATACCAATGGTGCTGTGCTGATGTGGCCTTGGGCTGCGTTGTCCGGTGCCGCCGCCGATGTTGCCCGTGTCATTCCGGCCGATCTGACCCTGCGTATTCGCCAACTCGCCGAGGGTCTGCGTCGATCGGCTGGCCACCTTCTGCTGAGCGAGGCAGCCGCCATCGATCCCGCCCTGCGGGCTAGTTGCCGTCAGCTCGTCGCCGGGATTTCGGACCAACTCGAGCACCTGTGGGAGACGCTGTCGCAATTTTCCGGGGCCGATCTACGTCCCGCCACGACTGCCCGCTTGGACGACCTCGACGGTGTGATGTGGTCCGACTCCACCGCAGTCACCGGTCCGACCCGCTGGCCGGATCACCTGGGTCACAGCGTGCTGGACCACTCGATCGAAACGGAGCCAGGTAGGTACGTCGTTCGACTCGGCATTGCTGTGGGAGCGGGCCTCACGGCGTACCCGGATTGA
- a CDS encoding helix-turn-helix domain-containing protein: MAEEHDTGGSTVRRLQVGAHLRALRLACGLSREQAGYVIRASESKISRMELGRVGFKERDIVDLLKLYGVVDQSEHDRLVALAREANAPSWWQAYGDVLDTWFQNYLDLEQAAELIRTYEVQFVPGLLQTDAYARAVISLGHVNARPEEIDLRACLRMERKKVLDRPDAPRLWAVLDEAVLRRPIGGRAVLREQIATLIDVCESPNVRLQIMPFDSGGHAATGGAFSILRFPHEELPDVVYIEHLTSALYLDRRDDVDNYAAAIGRLFIEAEPPAMTPKFLARILNELDAGTI, from the coding sequence TTGGCGGAGGAGCACGACACAGGCGGCTCGACGGTTCGCCGGCTCCAGGTCGGCGCACACCTGCGCGCCCTGCGCCTGGCCTGCGGGCTGAGCCGCGAACAGGCCGGATACGTGATCCGCGCGTCCGAGTCCAAGATCAGCAGGATGGAGCTGGGCCGGGTCGGCTTCAAGGAGCGCGACATCGTCGACCTGCTCAAGCTGTACGGCGTGGTGGACCAGTCCGAGCACGACCGGCTCGTCGCGCTGGCCCGGGAGGCGAACGCGCCGAGCTGGTGGCAGGCGTACGGCGACGTGCTCGACACCTGGTTCCAGAACTACCTGGACCTGGAGCAGGCCGCCGAGCTGATCAGGACGTACGAGGTGCAGTTCGTGCCGGGTCTGCTGCAGACCGACGCGTACGCCCGCGCCGTGATCAGCCTCGGCCACGTCAACGCCCGCCCCGAGGAGATCGACCTGCGGGCCTGCCTGCGGATGGAGCGCAAGAAGGTGCTGGACCGCCCGGACGCGCCGCGGCTCTGGGCGGTGCTGGACGAGGCGGTGCTGCGCCGGCCGATCGGCGGCCGGGCCGTGCTGCGCGAGCAGATCGCCACGCTGATCGACGTCTGCGAGTCGCCGAACGTGCGGTTGCAGATCATGCCGTTCGACTCGGGCGGGCACGCCGCGACCGGCGGCGCGTTCAGCATCCTGCGGTTCCCGCACGAGGAGCTGCCCGACGTGGTCTACATCGAGCACCTGACCAGCGCTCTCTACCTCGACCGGCGCGACGACGTGGACAATTACGCGGCGGCGATCGGGCGGCTGTTCATCGAGGCGGAGCCGCCGGCCATGACCCCGAAATTCCTCGCCCGGATCCTCAACGAACTCGACGCGGGCACCATCTAG
- a CDS encoding TetR/AcrR family transcriptional regulator, with protein sequence MSTTRRAGSETRTEILRVALELFTERGFEGTSIRDLAEALGMTKSSLYYHFAGKEAIIQALLASRRAEVEDLLEWLGTQEPGPDLLRRAALRWIDSTGPERILGMRFAHANGPTMSRLAAQGGNIRGWFDEVVGRILGPDAPMPSRLRARMAFDTVSAALFAAQGQPASEADILAAARAATIALTA encoded by the coding sequence ATGAGCACGACACGACGGGCCGGCAGCGAGACCCGGACGGAGATCCTCCGGGTGGCCCTGGAGCTGTTCACCGAGCGTGGCTTCGAGGGCACCTCGATCCGGGACCTCGCCGAGGCGCTGGGCATGACCAAGTCGTCGCTCTACTACCACTTCGCCGGCAAGGAGGCGATCATCCAGGCGCTGCTGGCGAGCCGGCGGGCCGAGGTCGAGGACCTGCTGGAGTGGCTCGGCACCCAGGAGCCCGGGCCGGACCTGCTGCGCCGCGCGGCCCTGCGCTGGATCGACTCGACCGGCCCGGAGCGCATCCTCGGCATGCGGTTCGCGCACGCCAACGGGCCGACGATGAGCCGCCTCGCCGCGCAGGGCGGCAACATCCGCGGCTGGTTCGACGAGGTGGTCGGGCGGATCCTCGGGCCGGACGCGCCGATGCCGTCCCGGCTGCGCGCCAGGATGGCCTTCGACACGGTCAGCGCCGCGCTGTTCGCCGCGCAGGGCCAGCCCGCCAGCGAGGCGGACATCCTGGCCGCGGCCCGCGCCGCGACCATCGCCCTGACCGCGTAG
- a CDS encoding RNA polymerase sigma factor: MEDNRSDAGSGNAGSGHSAGAGGPQANPHLQADEVLVDPAIEQAAIDGEFELFYLAETPKLIGFLMVRGSEAGLAADIAQETMLEAYRRWNDIEAPRAWIRRVARRRWAKLTEKRHREEPAEQVPEPSGLLSPDEADLLGQRHDIIAVLAALPDAQREVMAFSYDGYQPNEIAGLLGKPAATVRSLLRQARATLRDSKEGTG, encoded by the coding sequence ATGGAAGACAACCGCAGCGACGCGGGCTCCGGTAACGCAGGCTCCGGCCACTCGGCTGGTGCCGGTGGCCCCCAAGCCAACCCTCATCTGCAAGCCGACGAGGTGCTGGTCGATCCCGCCATCGAGCAGGCCGCCATAGATGGGGAGTTCGAGCTGTTCTATCTGGCGGAGACGCCCAAATTGATCGGGTTTCTCATGGTCAGGGGATCGGAGGCGGGGCTGGCGGCGGACATCGCCCAGGAGACCATGCTTGAGGCCTATCGGCGGTGGAATGACATCGAGGCACCACGCGCGTGGATCCGTAGAGTGGCGCGCCGCCGGTGGGCGAAGCTCACCGAGAAACGGCATCGCGAAGAACCGGCCGAACAGGTGCCGGAGCCGAGTGGGCTGCTGTCACCCGACGAAGCGGACTTGCTCGGCCAGCGACACGACATCATCGCCGTGCTGGCCGCCCTTCCTGACGCACAGCGGGAGGTCATGGCCTTCAGCTATGACGGCTACCAGCCGAACGAGATCGCCGGTTTGCTGGGCAAGCCCGCGGCTACGGTCCGCTCCCTGCTTCGGCAGGCGCGCGCCACGCTGCGGGACAGTAAGGAGGGGACCGGATGA